In Pseudopipra pipra isolate bDixPip1 chromosome 5, bDixPip1.hap1, whole genome shotgun sequence, the following proteins share a genomic window:
- the LOC135415150 gene encoding cytochrome P450 2D17, protein MALFLWLGSQLSSLWSNISVLGVFLTVFTLLLDFMKRRKKWSHYPPGPVSLPFIGTMLSVDFHNPAHSFKQLQKKFGNIYSLQNCWTNVVVLNGYKAVKEALVHKSEDFADRPYLPIYEHLGYGKNSEGIVLARYGHSWKELRKFTLSTLRNFGMGKKSLEERVVEEAGFLCSALKSKEGRSFDVRAPVNKAVCNMICTMVFGERFDYSDETFHKLLRIFENSLNEETGFLPQLLNVVPVLVRIPGLAQKIFQGQKALMDFIDVLIDKHRETWNPAYTRDLTDAFLKEMEKGKEAEENGFHYNNLRLVAVDLFGAGSETTTTTLRWALLYMLLHPEIQSKVQAEIDKVIGRERPPTMKDQVSMPYTNAVIHEVQRYGDIVPVGLPHMTYRDTELQGFFIPKGTTIITNLSSVLKDEAVWEKPNEFYPEHFLDVNGQFVKPDAFLPFSAGRRVCLGEQLARMELFLFFTTLLQKFTFVLPEDQPRPREDGHFALTNSPHPYLLQAVPR, encoded by the exons GCTGGGGTCTCAGCTGTCATCCCTCTGGAGCAACATCTCTGTGCTGGGAGTTTTTCTTACAGTCTTTACTTTACTGCTTGACTTCATGAAGCGCAGGAAGAAGTGGAGCCATTACCCACCAGGCCCAGTGTCTCTGCCATTCATCGGGACCATGCTCTCTGTTGACTTCCACAACCCTGCTCACTCCTTCAAACAG CTTCAGAAGAAGTTTGGAAACATCTACAGTCTCCAGAACTGCTGGACCAACGTGGTAGTGCTGAATGGATATAAAGCAGTGAAGGAAGCCCTTGTCCACAAGTCAGAGGACTTTGCTGATCGGCCATACTTGCCAATATATGAACACTTGGGCTACGGAAAGAATTCTGAAG GTATTGTTTTGGCAAGATACGGGCACAGCTGGAAAGAGCTAAGGAAATTCACGCTCTCTACCTTGAGGAACTTTGGGATGGGAAAGAAATCCTTGGAAGAGCGAGTGGTAGAGGAAGCTGGATTTCTTTGTTCAGCATTAAAGTCTAAAGAAG GTCGTTCTTTCGATGTTCGTGCTCCTGTAAATAAAGCAGTCTGCAATATGATCTGCACCATGGTCTTTGGAGAGCGTTTCGACTACAGTGATGAGACATTCCACAAACTCTTGCGTATCTTTGAAAATTCCCTGAATGAAGAAACTGGATTCCTTCCTCAG CTTCTTAACGTGGTGCCCGTTTTGGTGCGCATCCCTGGACTGGCACAGAAAATCTTTCAAGGCCAAAAGGCTTTAATGGACTTCATTGATGTGCTCATAGATAAGCACAGGGAGACCTGGAACCCTGCTTACACCCGAGATCTCACGgatgcatttttaaaggaaatggaGAAG GGTAAGGAAGCTGAAGAAAACGGTTTCCACTATAACAACCTTCGTCTGGTGGCTGTAGACTTGTTTGGAGCTGGTTCTGAGACCACCACTACCACTCTTCGGTGGGCGTTGCTGTATATGCTTCTCCACCCAGAAATACAGA GTAAGGTCCAAGCAGAGATTGATAAGGTGATTGGCAGAGAGAGACCCCCCACCATGAAGGACCAAGTGAGCATGCCTTACACTAATGCTGTGATCCATGAAGTGCAACGCTATGGGGATATTGTTCCTGTTGGACTACCTCACATGACGTACCGGGACACCGAGTTGCAAGGCTTCTTTATTCCCAAG GGGACGACAATCATCACCAACTTGTCTTCTGTGCTGAAGGATGAGGCAGTCTGGGAGAAACCAAATGAGTTTTACCCTGAACACTTCCTGGATGTAAACGGGCAGTTTGTGAAACCAGATGCCTTCCTGCCCTTCTCAGCAG GTCGCCGTGTCTGCCTGGGAGAACAGCTGGCCAGAATGgagctctttcttttctttaccaCTCTCCTGCAGAAATTTACCTTTGTGCTCCCTGAGGACCAGCCCAGGCCACGGGAGGATGGTCACTTTGCTCTCACAAACTCCCCACACCCATACCTGTTGCAAGCTGTCCCAAGATAA